A window of Streptomyces sp. DG1A-41 contains these coding sequences:
- a CDS encoding MBL fold metallo-hydrolase, which translates to MAGAPRIEHLVTSGTFSLDGGTWDVDNNVWIVGDDDEVVVIDAAHDSDAILEAVGDRRLSAIVCTHAHDDHVRAAPDVALATGAPILLHPDDQVLWKMVHPSRRPDGPLADGGELLVAGIGLRVLHTPGHAPGAVCLYAPELGALFSGDTLFAGGPGATGRSYSDFGTIISSIGDRLLTLPGETVVHTGHGETTTVEAEAPHLEEWAARGW; encoded by the coding sequence ATGGCCGGCGCACCGCGCATCGAACACCTCGTCACGAGCGGGACGTTCAGCCTCGACGGCGGGACCTGGGACGTCGACAACAATGTCTGGATCGTCGGTGACGATGACGAGGTGGTCGTCATCGACGCGGCGCACGACTCGGACGCCATCCTGGAGGCCGTCGGTGACCGCCGCCTGTCGGCCATCGTGTGCACCCACGCCCACGACGACCATGTGCGCGCGGCACCGGACGTCGCTCTGGCCACGGGCGCGCCCATTCTCCTGCACCCTGACGACCAGGTGCTGTGGAAGATGGTGCACCCCAGCCGGCGGCCCGACGGGCCGCTCGCCGACGGTGGCGAACTTCTGGTGGCGGGCATCGGCCTGCGCGTCCTGCACACGCCCGGACACGCTCCGGGCGCCGTGTGTCTGTACGCACCCGAACTGGGCGCACTGTTCAGCGGCGACACGCTGTTCGCCGGAGGACCCGGCGCGACCGGGCGCTCGTACAGCGACTTCGGCACGATCATCAGCTCCATCGGTGACCGGCTGCTGACCCTCCCGGGCGAGACGGTCGTCCACACCGGACACGGCGAGACGACGACCGTCGAGGCGGAGGCACCGCATCTGGAGGAGTGGGCCGCCCGCGGCTGGTGA
- a CDS encoding S-(hydroxymethyl)mycothiol dehydrogenase — translation MAHEVRAVVARKKGAPVSVETIVVPDPGPGEALVKVEACGVCHTDLHYREGGINDDFPFLLGHEAAGRVEAVGEGVTGVEPGDFVILNWRAVCGQCRACSKGKPWYCFATHNATQPMTLLDGTPLSPALGIGAFAEKTLVAAGQCTKVDPAASAAAAGLLGCGVMAGFGAAVNTGAVGRGDSVAVIGCGGVGMAAVAGARLAGASKVIAVDIDQRKLDRAMAMGATHTVDGAKGDVVEAVRELTGGFGADVVVEAVGRPETYRQAFYARDLAGTVVLVGVPTPEMKVELPLLDVFGRGGSLKSSWYGDCLPSRDFPALIDLYLGGRFDLDAFVSETIGLGDVEEAFDKMHRGDVLRSVVVL, via the coding sequence ATGGCTCACGAGGTTCGTGCCGTCGTCGCCCGGAAGAAGGGCGCACCCGTCTCCGTCGAAACGATCGTCGTCCCGGATCCGGGTCCGGGTGAGGCGCTGGTCAAGGTCGAGGCGTGCGGCGTCTGTCATACCGATCTCCACTACCGGGAGGGCGGGATCAACGACGACTTCCCCTTCCTTCTGGGGCATGAGGCGGCCGGTCGCGTCGAGGCGGTCGGAGAGGGAGTCACCGGCGTCGAGCCCGGCGACTTCGTCATCCTCAACTGGCGTGCGGTGTGCGGCCAGTGCCGGGCTTGCAGCAAGGGCAAGCCCTGGTACTGCTTCGCCACCCACAACGCGACACAACCGATGACGCTGCTCGACGGCACTCCGCTCTCGCCGGCCCTCGGTATCGGCGCGTTCGCGGAGAAGACGCTGGTCGCCGCAGGGCAGTGCACCAAGGTGGACCCTGCGGCCTCGGCGGCGGCAGCCGGTCTGCTCGGGTGCGGCGTCATGGCCGGCTTCGGCGCGGCCGTGAACACCGGCGCGGTCGGCCGGGGTGACTCCGTCGCCGTCATCGGCTGCGGCGGCGTCGGAATGGCCGCCGTCGCGGGGGCGAGGCTGGCCGGAGCGAGCAAGGTCATCGCCGTCGACATCGACCAGCGCAAGCTGGACCGGGCCATGGCCATGGGGGCCACCCACACGGTCGACGGGGCCAAGGGCGACGTCGTGGAAGCGGTGCGCGAGCTGACGGGCGGCTTCGGTGCGGACGTCGTCGTGGAGGCGGTCGGCCGCCCCGAGACGTACCGGCAGGCCTTCTACGCCCGCGACCTGGCCGGCACGGTCGTGCTGGTCGGCGTGCCCACCCCGGAGATGAAGGTGGAGCTGCCCCTGCTCGACGTCTTCGGGCGGGGCGGCTCGCTGAAGTCCAGCTGGTACGGCGACTGCCTGCCCTCGCGCGACTTCCCGGCCCTCATCGACCTTTACCTGGGGGGCCGTTTCGACCTGGACGCGTTCGTCTCCGAGACCATCGGCCTCGGTGACGTGGAGGAGGCGTTCGACAAGATGCACCGCGGCGACGTGCTGCGCTCGGTGGTGGTGCTGTGA
- a CDS encoding BCCT family transporter, which produces MTTATTKKTTKKKTTKKTTKKTTSTLARVDPAVLYISVTLSALFVAWGVFFTDSLATVAETTLGRIIDNFGWLFVLTSSGFVVLATVLAFSRFGSIRLGRDGERPEFSTASWVAMMFSAGMGIGLMFYGASEPIMHMSSPPPGSAKAGSEDAARLALEYSYFHWAIHPWAMYAVAGLALAYFGFRKSGNSLISSAFRPLLGDRVDGPLGKAIDILAIFATLFGSAVSLGLGALQVNRGLKEVWGVPDSTALAVSIIAVLTVLFVLSALSGVHRGIQWLSNGNMILAAVLLLFVFMTGPTVFILEGQTEALGGYLASLPKMSFTTGAFGGGEWLSGWTVFYWAWWISWTPFVGTFIARISRGRTIRQFIVGVIIAPSLVSVVWFAILGGTALNQEMHGGHLAEAVAKGEEAGLFATLQNLPWFPVTSVVVIILVGLFFVSGADAASVVLGMLSCRGSMAPGRLVVILWGALTGLVAAVLLLAGGLEAVKQVAIIAAFPFLFVMIGLCVSLVKALRAEPVPASSEAREGLTDAADAAGEPGPDDGVRPAEAMADSQPAG; this is translated from the coding sequence ATGACTACCGCGACGACGAAGAAGACGACGAAGAAGAAGACGACGAAGAAGACGACGAAGAAAACGACATCGACCCTCGCACGGGTGGATCCGGCCGTCCTCTATATATCCGTCACGCTGTCCGCCCTCTTCGTCGCCTGGGGGGTGTTCTTCACCGACAGTCTCGCCACGGTCGCCGAGACGACGCTGGGCCGGATCATCGACAACTTCGGCTGGCTGTTCGTCCTGACGAGTTCCGGGTTCGTGGTGCTGGCAACGGTGCTCGCGTTCAGCCGGTTCGGCTCCATCCGGCTCGGCAGAGACGGTGAGCGCCCGGAGTTCAGCACCGCGTCCTGGGTGGCGATGATGTTCAGCGCCGGCATGGGGATCGGCCTCATGTTCTACGGGGCGAGCGAGCCGATCATGCATATGTCCAGCCCGCCACCGGGCTCCGCGAAGGCGGGCAGTGAGGACGCCGCCCGACTGGCGCTGGAGTACTCGTACTTCCACTGGGCGATCCATCCCTGGGCGATGTACGCCGTCGCCGGGCTGGCGCTCGCCTACTTCGGTTTCCGCAAGAGCGGCAACAGCCTGATCAGCTCCGCCTTTCGCCCGCTGCTCGGCGACCGTGTGGACGGACCGCTGGGCAAGGCCATCGACATTCTGGCGATCTTCGCCACCCTCTTCGGTTCCGCCGTCTCCCTTGGGCTGGGTGCGCTCCAGGTCAACCGGGGCCTGAAAGAGGTCTGGGGCGTCCCCGACTCCACCGCGCTGGCCGTCTCGATCATCGCGGTCCTCACCGTTCTGTTCGTGCTCTCCGCCCTGTCCGGTGTGCACCGCGGCATCCAGTGGCTGAGCAACGGCAACATGATCCTGGCCGCCGTCCTGCTGCTCTTCGTCTTCATGACGGGCCCCACGGTGTTCATCCTGGAGGGCCAGACCGAGGCGCTGGGCGGCTATCTGGCCTCGCTGCCGAAGATGAGTTTCACGACGGGTGCCTTCGGCGGCGGCGAATGGCTCTCCGGCTGGACGGTCTTCTACTGGGCGTGGTGGATCTCCTGGACGCCGTTCGTCGGGACCTTCATCGCCCGGATCTCCCGCGGGCGCACCATCCGGCAGTTCATCGTCGGTGTGATCATCGCGCCGAGCCTGGTGAGTGTCGTGTGGTTCGCGATCCTCGGCGGGACCGCCCTGAACCAGGAGATGCACGGAGGTCACCTGGCCGAGGCGGTCGCCAAGGGCGAGGAAGCGGGCCTGTTCGCCACCCTGCAGAACCTTCCCTGGTTCCCCGTCACCTCGGTCGTGGTGATCATTCTGGTCGGCCTGTTCTTCGTGAGCGGCGCGGATGCGGCATCCGTCGTCCTCGGTATGCTCTCCTGCCGGGGCAGCATGGCCCCCGGCCGCCTCGTCGTGATCCTCTGGGGCGCGCTGACCGGTCTGGTCGCGGCCGTGCTGTTGCTGGCCGGAGGCCTGGAGGCGGTCAAGCAGGTGGCCATCATCGCCGCGTTCCCGTTCCTCTTCGTGATGATCGGCCTGTGCGTCTCCCTGGTCAAGGCCCTGCGCGCCGAGCCGGTTCCCGCCTCGTCGGAGGCACGGGAAGGCCTCACCGACGCCGCCGACGCCGCAGGCGAGCCGGGACCGGACGACGGTGTACGGCCGGCCGAGGCCATGGCGGACTCGCAGCCCGCGGGCTGA
- a CDS encoding metalloregulator ArsR/SmtB family transcription factor, which translates to MLGHPRLVGEFTHERRMSQPRVSKHLRVLRDAGLVAVRAEAQRRWYELRPEPLADLDAWLAPYRRLWTERLEVLERHLETMPDAP; encoded by the coding sequence ATGCTCGGGCACCCGCGTCTCGTAGGGGAGTTCACCCACGAGCGGAGGATGAGCCAGCCACGGGTGTCCAAGCACCTGCGGGTACTGCGCGACGCCGGACTCGTCGCGGTGCGGGCGGAAGCACAGCGCCGCTGGTACGAGCTCCGCCCGGAGCCGTTGGCCGATCTCGACGCCTGGCTCGCGCCGTATCGCCGACTGTGGACGGAACGCCTGGAAGTACTGGAACGACACCTGGAAACGATGCCCGACGCCCCTTAG
- a CDS encoding MarR family transcriptional regulator: MVTSTHRADVDADLDVGDFTRAIENFNRYYIRLPVVQQLSFTTLSVLDTLAVSGPKRLTELARTEQISQPGLTQMITRLERDGLVERRPDPADGRAALIRITESGRRIGQARHEDRCRHLLPVIAQLTPAERQAIAAALPALTRLAELGTRAGR, translated from the coding sequence ATGGTGACTTCTACTCATCGAGCCGACGTCGACGCCGACTTGGACGTCGGTGATTTCACGAGGGCGATCGAGAACTTCAACCGCTACTACATCCGGCTTCCCGTGGTGCAGCAACTGTCGTTCACGACACTGTCCGTGCTGGACACACTGGCTGTCAGCGGTCCGAAGCGGCTGACCGAACTCGCCAGGACCGAGCAGATCAGCCAGCCGGGGCTCACTCAGATGATCACGCGGCTCGAGCGCGACGGGCTCGTGGAACGCCGTCCCGACCCGGCGGACGGACGCGCCGCGCTCATCCGCATCACCGAGAGCGGCCGGAGGATCGGCCAGGCCCGGCACGAGGACCGCTGCCGCCACCTGCTCCCGGTGATCGCCCAGCTGACGCCCGCCGAACGACAGGCGATCGCCGCGGCTCTCCCCGCCCTGACCCGCCTCGCGGAACTCGGGACCCGAGCCGGACGGTAG
- the gap gene encoding type I glyceraldehyde-3-phosphate dehydrogenase, which translates to MTVRIGINGFGRIGRNVFRAAAARDSQLEIVAVNDLGDVPTMAHLLAYDSILGRFPEEITAEPGAIRVGDRTIKVLAERDPGALPWGDLGVDIVIESTGIFTDAARARSHVEGGAKKVIIAAPASGEDITVVLGVNDAAYDPQRHTIISNASCTTNCLAVLAKVLHDAVGVDTGMMTTVHAYTQDQNLQDAPHKDLRRARAAALNIVPTSSGAAKAIGLVLPELAWRLDAFALRVPVPTGSVTDLTVTTRRGTTVEEVKEAYAAAASGPYKGLLSYLDAPLVSTDIVGDPASCVFDAGLTRVSGPQVKVVGWYDNEWGYSNRLVDLALLVGSSL; encoded by the coding sequence ATGACTGTGCGTATCGGCATCAACGGCTTCGGACGTATCGGCCGCAACGTCTTCCGTGCGGCGGCAGCCCGGGACTCGCAGCTGGAGATCGTCGCCGTCAACGACCTCGGCGACGTGCCCACCATGGCCCACCTGCTCGCTTACGACTCGATCCTGGGCCGCTTCCCCGAGGAGATCACCGCCGAGCCGGGTGCGATCCGCGTGGGCGACCGAACGATCAAGGTCCTCGCCGAGCGGGACCCCGGGGCCCTGCCCTGGGGCGACCTGGGAGTGGACATCGTGATCGAGTCCACCGGCATCTTCACCGACGCCGCGAGGGCGCGCTCACACGTCGAAGGAGGAGCGAAGAAGGTCATCATCGCGGCTCCGGCCAGCGGCGAGGACATCACGGTCGTACTCGGCGTCAACGATGCTGCCTACGATCCGCAGCGCCACACGATCATCTCCAATGCCTCCTGCACCACCAACTGTCTTGCCGTACTGGCCAAGGTGCTGCACGACGCCGTCGGCGTCGACACCGGCATGATGACCACGGTCCACGCCTACACGCAGGACCAGAACCTCCAGGACGCCCCGCACAAGGACCTGCGCCGGGCCCGGGCCGCGGCCCTGAACATCGTGCCCACCTCCAGTGGCGCCGCCAAGGCCATCGGCCTTGTCCTGCCGGAGCTCGCCTGGCGGCTGGACGCCTTCGCCCTGCGGGTGCCCGTCCCGACCGGCTCGGTCACCGACCTCACCGTCACCACCCGCCGTGGCACCACCGTGGAGGAGGTGAAAGAGGCGTACGCAGCTGCGGCCTCGGGACCGTACAAGGGCCTGCTCTCCTACCTGGACGCGCCGCTGGTCAGCACCGACATCGTGGGCGACCCGGCCTCCTGCGTCTTCGACGCCGGGCTCACGCGGGTGTCCGGCCCGCAGGTCAAGGTCGTCGGCTGGTACGACAACGAATGGGGCTACTCCAACCGCCTTGTCGACTTGGCACTGCTCGTCGGGTCGTCTCTGTAG
- a CDS encoding peptidoglycan-binding protein, whose protein sequence is MRTLTRTFVSVSAVAGILVGGLAGTSAAVSGTEVAAKPAAGVQIAAVDNHGLTTTEARYVQCELKANWGYSGALDGQLGTNSWKALQRALAKHWEYTGAIDGIPGPNTNKALQRLLMAGYGYPGPIDGIWGPNSIAAFKRLAAACAASC, encoded by the coding sequence ATGCGCACCTTGACGAGAACGTTCGTCAGCGTCAGCGCCGTCGCCGGGATCCTCGTAGGGGGCCTGGCCGGTACGAGCGCGGCCGTTTCGGGGACCGAGGTGGCCGCGAAGCCGGCGGCCGGCGTCCAGATCGCCGCGGTCGACAATCACGGTCTCACCACCACGGAAGCCAGGTACGTCCAGTGCGAGCTGAAGGCCAACTGGGGCTACTCCGGCGCGCTTGACGGCCAGTTGGGCACCAACAGCTGGAAGGCGTTGCAGCGGGCCCTCGCCAAACACTGGGAGTACACGGGCGCCATCGACGGAATCCCCGGGCCCAACACCAATAAGGCGTTACAGCGTCTGCTGATGGCCGGCTACGGCTACCCCGGCCCGATCGACGGGATCTGGGGCCCCAACTCCATAGCCGCCTTCAAGAGGCTGGCCGCAGCCTGCGCCGCGAGTTGCTGA
- a CDS encoding helix-turn-helix domain-containing protein, with amino-acid sequence MLRFHFTPIDLTRVRIADAPHPLWEIATSLHRFQTRHGRWAYASWHRTAVSALRETGLDGAMRSVLLPLFPRASYFPDFLTPLEGKEGLTAGIDALLATPSAQVAREISRLTRSIGAPSWVHRLSEGRTLREVVRVLRAYYDTVITPYEEALHARLHAERTRRAGALFRSGVEEVLGTLAPTIRWRHPVLEIDAYPDDRDVHLNGRGLLLIPSYFCWNTPVTLADPDLPPVLLYPLHHSTTTSPPAEKAHLHALLGTTRAAILRATAAGATTTEAARRSGVTPTTASHHTTVLRDAGLIASHRHANTVLHTLTPLGAALLKQHAAP; translated from the coding sequence ATGCTCCGCTTTCACTTCACGCCCATAGACCTGACCAGAGTCAGAATCGCGGACGCGCCCCACCCGCTCTGGGAAATCGCCACCAGCTTGCACCGCTTCCAGACCCGCCACGGCCGCTGGGCCTACGCCTCCTGGCACCGGACCGCCGTATCCGCACTCCGCGAGACCGGCCTCGACGGGGCGATGAGATCCGTCCTGTTGCCGCTCTTCCCACGAGCCAGTTATTTCCCGGACTTCCTCACTCCGCTGGAGGGAAAAGAAGGGCTCACCGCCGGTATCGACGCCCTCCTGGCCACCCCGTCCGCCCAGGTCGCGAGGGAGATCTCACGGCTCACCCGGTCCATCGGCGCCCCGTCCTGGGTTCATCGGCTCAGCGAGGGCCGGACGCTCCGCGAGGTGGTGCGCGTACTGCGCGCGTACTACGACACGGTGATCACGCCGTACGAGGAGGCCCTCCACGCCCGTCTGCACGCCGAGCGGACCCGCCGCGCCGGCGCCCTGTTCCGCTCCGGGGTCGAAGAGGTCCTCGGGACCCTGGCGCCCACCATCCGCTGGCGTCATCCCGTCCTGGAGATTGACGCGTACCCGGACGACCGCGACGTCCACCTCAACGGCCGCGGCCTCCTCCTCATCCCCTCCTACTTCTGCTGGAACACCCCGGTCACGCTGGCCGACCCGGACCTGCCGCCCGTGCTGCTGTACCCGCTCCACCACTCGACCACCACATCCCCGCCCGCGGAGAAGGCCCATTTGCACGCCCTTCTGGGCACCACCCGGGCCGCCATCCTGCGCGCCACCGCCGCCGGCGCCACCACGACCGAAGCCGCCCGCCGGTCGGGCGTCACCCCCACCACCGCCAGCCATCACACCACGGTGCTGCGCGACGCCGGACTCATCGCCAGCCACCGCCACGCGAACACGGTCCTGCACACCCTCACCCCGCTGGGCGCCGCGCTGCTGAAACAGCACGCGGCGCCATGA
- a CDS encoding AAA family ATPase — protein MSAWSYGGLQVAGQGPSRQELIRRQRQAGFIGRQGELTAFREALKQSPQEATQFLFHIHGPAGVGKSTLVRQLESMAREAHALTAYADESSADPVEAMEAMEAICAQFAHQGTELKRIEKLLVLQL, from the coding sequence ATGTCGGCATGGTCATACGGGGGGCTACAAGTGGCGGGGCAGGGGCCTTCACGACAGGAGCTGATCCGGCGGCAACGCCAGGCCGGATTCATCGGACGACAGGGTGAGCTGACGGCTTTCAGAGAGGCTCTGAAGCAGTCACCACAAGAGGCCACGCAGTTCCTCTTCCACATCCACGGCCCGGCTGGCGTAGGTAAGTCCACCCTTGTACGGCAGTTGGAGAGTATGGCCCGCGAAGCCCATGCCCTCACCGCTTACGCGGACGAATCGTCGGCGGACCCGGTGGAGGCGATGGAGGCGATGGAGGCGATCTGCGCGCAGTTCGCCCACCAGGGAACGGAGCTGAAGCGCATTGAGAAGCTGTTAGTACTCCAGCTGTAG
- a CDS encoding alpha/beta fold hydrolase — protein sequence MLPVIFIHGLIGSFADPRALAPLHPASTLCPDLHGYGADALAEPGTITIDMQVEYLRAAIDQALPGGRVHLVGHSVGGVIAAAFAHRFPERTATLVSVEGNFSLADAFWSQRLAAKTAAEVEQIVQADRADPGRWLRAGGIEPTREHLRSATQDLAYQPASTIHAMARAVVEYTAGPDYQLLLRDVFERVPVHLVAGARSRAGWDVPTWALSAAASYTELPRTGHMVMLEAPAEFGALLAGLLTPASASRVSTPE from the coding sequence GTGCTGCCAGTGATCTTCATTCATGGTCTGATCGGCTCATTCGCCGACCCACGTGCCCTCGCGCCGCTCCACCCGGCCTCCACCCTCTGCCCCGACCTGCACGGTTACGGGGCCGATGCCCTGGCCGAGCCCGGCACTATCACCATCGACATGCAGGTGGAATACCTGCGTGCGGCCATTGACCAGGCGCTGCCGGGCGGTCGCGTCCATCTGGTCGGGCATTCGGTCGGCGGCGTGATCGCCGCCGCGTTCGCCCACCGGTTCCCGGAGCGGACCGCAACGCTGGTCAGCGTCGAGGGCAACTTCAGTCTCGCGGACGCTTTCTGGTCGCAGCGGCTGGCAGCCAAGACAGCCGCCGAGGTGGAGCAGATCGTGCAAGCCGACCGTGCTGATCCCGGACGGTGGCTGCGCGCGGGAGGCATCGAGCCGACCAGGGAGCACCTCCGCTCTGCAACACAAGACCTGGCCTACCAGCCCGCTTCGACCATCCACGCCATGGCTCGTGCTGTCGTCGAGTACACCGCTGGACCTGACTACCAGCTGCTGCTGCGGGACGTGTTCGAGCGCGTCCCGGTCCATCTGGTCGCCGGGGCCCGCTCACGCGCGGGGTGGGACGTGCCTACCTGGGCTCTGTCCGCCGCTGCCAGTTACACCGAGCTTCCCCGCACGGGCCATATGGTGATGCTGGAAGCGCCCGCGGAGTTCGGCGCACTCCTCGCCGGGCTCCTTACCCCGGCGTCAGCAAGCCGGGTCAGCACCCCAGAGTGA
- a CDS encoding NIPSNAP family protein: MITCHLRYEIDPSQTVAFETYVTGWIPIVARFGGTHHGCFLPHESANDIAYALFSFPSLAAYEDYRAAIRQDPEAQQLWQLSTETGCIRRFDRTFLRPAMQPSGGVAAT, encoded by the coding sequence GTGATCACTTGTCATCTGCGCTATGAGATCGATCCCAGCCAGACTGTCGCGTTCGAGACGTACGTGACGGGGTGGATCCCGATCGTCGCCCGCTTCGGCGGCACGCACCACGGCTGCTTCTTGCCGCACGAAAGCGCCAACGACATCGCCTACGCCCTGTTCTCCTTCCCCAGCCTGGCTGCCTACGAGGACTACCGGGCTGCCATCCGGCAGGATCCGGAAGCTCAGCAGCTCTGGCAGCTCAGCACCGAGACCGGCTGCATCCGCCGCTTCGACCGGACCTTCCTCCGCCCGGCAATGCAACCGTCAGGCGGCGTTGCGGCCACTTAA
- a CDS encoding chromosome condensation regulator, with protein MLANSSAVAAGRRHSVGRRWDGTVLAVGNTAAAECRVERWEDVVAVAAGNVHTATNTGRAHTVGLLSDGTVLATGWNGDGQCDVAGWRGITAVAAGWRRTLGLLANGRVLAVGRSSEGQCDVQSWREMVVLSCGDWHSVGVRSDGSALATGNNRRRQCAVEGWRDLTAISAGYLHTVGLRADGRAVATGDRATGACEVDEWEDVVALDSGSYHTVGVTASGRVLAAGDNSYGQCEVGDWRDIVAVAGGSTHTLGLRANGTVVTTGNNADRQCEVDAWSGVQLPQASGPRQRGLTRRHSRATETSF; from the coding sequence ATGCTCGCCAACTCGTCGGCGGTGGCGGCCGGAAGGCGTCATTCGGTCGGACGGCGCTGGGATGGAACCGTTCTCGCCGTGGGCAATACCGCAGCCGCTGAATGTCGTGTCGAGCGATGGGAAGACGTCGTCGCGGTGGCAGCTGGCAACGTCCATACCGCGACGAACACAGGCAGGGCTCATACGGTGGGACTCCTGTCGGACGGCACGGTGCTGGCAACGGGGTGGAATGGCGATGGGCAATGTGATGTCGCCGGATGGCGAGGCATCACGGCCGTGGCCGCAGGCTGGCGCCGCACGCTCGGGCTACTCGCGAATGGCCGCGTGCTAGCAGTTGGCCGGAGTTCAGAAGGGCAGTGCGACGTGCAGTCCTGGCGCGAGATGGTCGTCCTCTCGTGTGGTGACTGGCACTCGGTCGGCGTCCGGTCGGACGGTTCTGCACTGGCCACGGGGAACAACCGACGACGACAGTGTGCCGTTGAAGGGTGGCGCGACCTAACCGCCATTTCGGCCGGGTATCTCCATACCGTCGGCCTCAGAGCCGACGGGCGGGCAGTAGCGACCGGAGACCGGGCAACCGGGGCGTGCGAGGTCGATGAGTGGGAAGACGTGGTGGCGCTCGACTCGGGCAGCTACCACACCGTCGGGGTCACTGCGTCCGGACGGGTCCTCGCAGCAGGAGACAACAGCTACGGACAGTGCGAAGTCGGCGATTGGCGCGACATTGTCGCCGTGGCGGGCGGTTCAACGCACACCCTTGGCCTGCGTGCCAACGGCACAGTCGTGACCACAGGGAACAATGCCGACAGACAGTGTGAAGTCGATGCCTGGTCCGGAGTTCAGCTTCCACAGGCCTCCGGGCCGCGCCAACGCGGACTAACACGGCGTCATTCCCGAGCCACAGAGACCTCATTCTGA
- a CDS encoding IS5 family transposase, producing the protein MGVDDGLWERIEPLLPVIERRFRYPGRRRLDDRRVLCGILFVLYTGIPWRYLPQELGFGSGMTCWRRLRGWNEAGVWQRLHEMLLAELRVAGILDLSRASVDSSHLRAMKGGAATGPSPVDQGKTGSKHHVIVEAHGIPLAATLTGGNRNDVTQLIPLIRAVPPIRGKRGQPLRRPKHLYADRGYDHESYRDRVRRFEITPHIARRGTEHGSGLGVHRWVVEGAIALLHWFRRLRIRWEIRDDIHQAFITLGCAVICWRRLRTPL; encoded by the coding sequence GTGGGGGTTGACGATGGGCTGTGGGAGCGTATCGAGCCGCTGTTGCCGGTGATTGAGCGGCGCTTCCGGTACCCGGGGCGTCGTCGGCTCGATGACCGGCGGGTTCTGTGCGGCATCCTGTTCGTGCTCTACACCGGTATCCCCTGGCGCTACCTCCCGCAGGAACTCGGCTTCGGCTCCGGGATGACCTGCTGGAGGCGACTGCGGGGGTGGAACGAGGCCGGGGTCTGGCAGCGCCTGCACGAGATGCTGCTGGCCGAACTGCGGGTGGCCGGCATACTGGATCTGTCCCGGGCGTCGGTCGACTCGAGCCATCTGCGGGCGATGAAAGGTGGTGCGGCCACCGGCCCGTCCCCGGTGGACCAGGGCAAGACCGGCAGCAAGCACCACGTGATCGTCGAGGCCCACGGCATCCCGCTGGCCGCCACGCTGACCGGCGGCAACCGCAACGACGTGACTCAGCTGATCCCACTGATCCGAGCCGTCCCGCCGATCCGCGGCAAACGCGGCCAACCGCTGCGCCGCCCGAAGCACCTCTACGCCGACCGCGGCTACGACCACGAGAGCTACCGCGACCGGGTCCGACGGTTCGAAATCACCCCGCACATCGCCCGGCGCGGCACCGAACACGGCTCCGGACTCGGCGTACACCGCTGGGTCGTGGAAGGCGCCATCGCACTACTGCACTGGTTCCGCCGCCTACGTATCCGCTGGGAGATCCGCGACGACATCCACCAGGCCTTCATCACACTCGGTTGTGCCGTCATCTGCTGGCGACGACTGAGGACCCCGCTCTGA
- a CDS encoding TerD family protein: MNSDNQGVGKVEVRLKWDPSPWDQPPHHLDIIAATYSAEAPYGRPVYVVHFDSRSPDGTINMSRHSQTGQGFGFVEVMVLELNRLASSFARVVVGVAIHQDSGRKTFGGISNAGVLVVEGYKELLKNDFAQVAGSTAATVAEFTRDTSAAWKFHQMVRGFDSDPVVFASEMGSTPRP, from the coding sequence GTGAACAGTGACAACCAAGGAGTGGGGAAAGTCGAGGTTCGGCTCAAATGGGACCCGAGCCCCTGGGACCAGCCACCCCATCACCTCGACATCATCGCCGCGACCTATTCGGCGGAGGCCCCCTACGGGCGGCCGGTGTACGTCGTCCACTTCGACAGTCGCTCACCGGATGGCACCATCAACATGAGCCGGCACAGCCAGACCGGTCAAGGCTTCGGCTTCGTCGAGGTAATGGTCCTGGAACTCAATCGCCTCGCGTCCTCCTTCGCAAGGGTGGTTGTGGGCGTAGCGATCCACCAGGACAGCGGACGCAAGACCTTCGGCGGCATATCGAACGCAGGAGTGTTGGTCGTCGAGGGTTACAAGGAGCTACTCAAGAACGACTTCGCACAGGTCGCCGGATCCACCGCCGCCACCGTCGCGGAGTTCACCCGGGACACCTCGGCGGCGTGGAAGTTTCACCAGATGGTCCGTGGGTTCGACAGCGACCCCGTGGTCTTCGCCTCGGAGATGGGCAGTACCCCGCGGCCCTGA